In Mangrovivirga cuniculi, the following proteins share a genomic window:
- the mraY gene encoding phospho-N-acetylmuramoyl-pentapeptide-transferase, giving the protein MLYYLFDYLDQQFDMLGAGVFQYISFRAGMAALLSLLITILFGKKIILWLQKKQVGETVRDLGLEGQLQKAGTPTMGGVIIVAAILLPVILFAKPDNIYIILLLVTTVVIGSIGFLDDYIKVFKKNKEGLRGKFKMIGQISLGLIVGLTLYFHEDVVIRQFEKAEQKDQIEVVEATPEYEDVKSMKTTFYFLKNNDFDYTELTEAIGLTEDFTWLIYTLIVVFIVTAVSNGVNITDGIDGLAAGTSAIVGLTLAILAYVSGNAVFSQYLNIMYIPMSSELVIFCAAFVGACIGFLWYNAYPAQVFMGDTGSLSLGGIIAVLALAIRKEWLIPVLCGVFLIENLSVILQVSYFKYTRKKYGEGRRIFLMSPLHHHYQKKNYAEPKIVTRFWIVGILLAIISLATLKLR; this is encoded by the coding sequence ATGCTGTATTACCTATTTGATTATTTAGACCAACAATTTGACATGCTCGGAGCAGGAGTGTTCCAGTATATTTCATTCCGTGCGGGTATGGCAGCATTATTATCATTATTGATAACAATACTTTTTGGTAAGAAGATAATCTTATGGCTACAGAAAAAACAGGTTGGTGAGACAGTCAGAGACCTTGGTTTAGAAGGTCAGCTTCAAAAAGCAGGAACTCCTACAATGGGAGGTGTTATTATAGTTGCTGCAATACTTCTACCGGTGATCTTGTTTGCAAAGCCAGATAATATTTACATCATACTTTTATTAGTAACAACTGTTGTAATCGGATCAATAGGTTTTCTGGATGATTATATCAAGGTCTTTAAGAAAAATAAGGAAGGTCTAAGAGGTAAGTTCAAAATGATCGGGCAGATCTCTCTTGGATTAATAGTTGGGCTAACCCTTTATTTCCATGAAGATGTAGTGATCAGACAATTCGAAAAAGCTGAGCAAAAAGATCAGATAGAGGTAGTTGAGGCTACTCCTGAATATGAGGATGTAAAATCAATGAAGACCACTTTCTATTTTTTAAAGAATAATGACTTTGATTATACAGAATTAACTGAAGCGATAGGTTTAACCGAAGACTTTACCTGGTTGATCTATACTTTGATAGTAGTATTTATTGTTACTGCTGTTTCTAATGGAGTAAACATAACCGATGGAATCGATGGGCTGGCTGCAGGTACTTCTGCGATCGTCGGACTTACACTGGCAATATTAGCCTATGTATCTGGTAATGCTGTATTCAGTCAATATCTGAATATCATGTACATACCGATGTCTAGTGAACTAGTAATCTTTTGTGCTGCTTTTGTAGGAGCATGTATCGGTTTCTTATGGTATAACGCTTATCCCGCACAAGTTTTTATGGGAGACACAGGAAGTTTATCACTTGGTGGGATCATAGCTGTACTAGCACTTGCAATAAGAAAGGAATGGTTAATACCAGTTTTATGTGGTGTATTTCTAATAGAAAATTTATCGGTAATTCTTCAGGTAAGCTATTTCAAATATACAAGGAAAAAATATGGTGAGGGGAGAAGGATATTTTTGATGTCACCACTCCATCATCATTATCAAAAGAAAAATTACGCAGAACCTAAAATAGTAACAAGATTTTGGATCGTGGGTATCCTTTTAGCGATCATATCGCTGGCTACCCTCAAACTGAGATAA
- a CDS encoding LysR family transcriptional regulator, with translation MNFTLHQLRVFAAVTEHQSVTKAAESLFMTQPAVSIQLKHLQDQFDVPLTEVIGRKIHITDAGEELATLAKEILGNVDEIQTKMSALRGVTAGKLKLAVVSTGKYFMPHFISEYHEKYEEVKLFVDVSNRRKVLSSLQSNDVDFAVVSILPDLEGIEYEEIMPNPLYVVSGTNSNIPEKKFYEPQDLEEIPFIFREEGSGTRTMLEKYIAENKINPKVMLELTTNEAVKQAIMAGLGVSVISAYSMRLELKNEELKILPVKGYPLVNTWYLVWLKGKKFSPASSAFLDFIRSEKERIYEDKFADYYFEKENLKGTKMAVKE, from the coding sequence ATGAACTTCACATTGCACCAGTTAAGAGTTTTTGCTGCAGTAACCGAGCATCAGAGCGTAACAAAGGCAGCGGAATCATTATTTATGACCCAGCCAGCAGTCAGTATTCAATTAAAACATCTACAAGATCAGTTTGACGTCCCATTAACCGAGGTAATTGGAAGAAAGATACATATTACAGATGCCGGCGAGGAATTAGCTACTCTGGCGAAGGAGATATTGGGCAATGTCGATGAAATACAAACGAAAATGTCGGCTCTTCGTGGGGTCACTGCAGGTAAGCTCAAGTTAGCTGTGGTATCAACAGGGAAGTATTTTATGCCTCACTTTATCAGTGAGTATCATGAAAAATATGAAGAAGTTAAATTATTTGTCGATGTAAGTAACAGGCGAAAAGTTCTTTCATCTCTTCAATCTAACGATGTGGATTTTGCGGTGGTTTCTATCCTTCCGGATCTTGAAGGTATAGAATATGAAGAAATTATGCCAAATCCACTATATGTTGTTTCGGGAACTAATTCCAATATCCCCGAGAAGAAGTTTTATGAACCTCAGGATCTTGAAGAAATACCTTTTATTTTCAGGGAGGAGGGTTCCGGAACCCGGACCATGCTGGAAAAATATATCGCTGAGAATAAAATAAATCCTAAAGTAATGCTGGAGCTCACCACTAATGAGGCTGTAAAACAGGCAATTATGGCAGGATTAGGAGTTTCAGTAATTTCAGCGTATTCAATGCGACTGGAATTAAAGAATGAAGAATTAAAAATACTACCGGTAAAAGGTTATCCGCTGGTAAATACCTGGTACCTGGTTTGGTTAAAAGGAAAGAAATTCTCCCCGGCATCTTCTGCATTTCTTGATTTTATTCGATCTGAAAAAGAACGAATTTATGAGGATAAATTTGCAGATTATTATTTTGAAAAAGAAAATTTAAAGGGAACGAAAATGGCAGTAAAAGAGTGA
- a CDS encoding FtsL-like putative cell division protein, translated as MVSFETVFRDGLPVKFLPYILFYTAICIFYIGHTHYVDKTILKINRLEQEVEDLRADFQTSQAEYKIQSKQSEVAKRVKALKLKESDEPPYKIELTEK; from the coding sequence GTGGTCAGCTTTGAGACAGTCTTTCGAGACGGACTGCCTGTCAAGTTTTTACCCTACATATTGTTTTACACTGCGATATGCATCTTTTACATCGGGCACACTCATTATGTAGATAAGACCATTCTCAAGATCAACCGTCTTGAGCAAGAGGTAGAAGATTTACGGGCTGACTTCCAAACTTCCCAGGCTGAATACAAAATTCAAAGTAAGCAGTCTGAGGTAGCAAAAAGGGTCAAAGCCCTGAAGTTAAAAGAAAGTGATGAACCGCCGTATAAAATTGAGTTGACGGAAAAATGA
- the rsmH gene encoding 16S rRNA (cytosine(1402)-N(4))-methyltransferase RsmH, whose protein sequence is MMYHKPVMLEECLEGLAIKPEGIYVDVTFGGGGHSKPILKYLSEGKLFAFDQDVDAKANADQIDSPNFEFIQSNFRYLKKYLKLYGINKVDGVLADLGISSHQIDVPERGFSTRYEARLDMRMDQNTNLTAEEIVNTYSESQLHRILGIYGELKNARTAAATIVSHRINQRIQTVTELKEVLKKCTPRGKENKYLAQVFQALRIEVNDEMKALEDFLMQTAEVIRPGGRLVVMSYHSLEDRLVKNFIAKGNFQGQPEKDFYGNLIRPFEPVNRKPIIASEEEVAVNSRARSAKLRIGERLKDE, encoded by the coding sequence ATGATGTACCATAAGCCGGTAATGCTTGAAGAGTGTCTTGAAGGTCTGGCCATAAAACCAGAAGGAATTTACGTTGATGTAACCTTCGGTGGGGGCGGTCATTCAAAACCTATTTTAAAGTATTTATCGGAGGGTAAACTGTTTGCATTCGATCAGGATGTTGATGCAAAGGCGAACGCTGACCAAATTGATTCGCCTAATTTTGAGTTTATTCAGAGTAATTTCAGGTATTTAAAAAAGTATTTAAAGCTGTACGGTATCAATAAGGTTGATGGAGTTCTCGCTGACCTGGGAATTTCATCCCATCAGATTGATGTACCGGAGAGAGGCTTCTCTACAAGATATGAGGCCCGGCTTGACATGCGGATGGACCAGAACACTAACCTAACAGCCGAAGAAATTGTCAATACCTACTCTGAAAGTCAACTACATCGTATTCTGGGTATTTACGGGGAATTAAAAAATGCCCGTACCGCCGCAGCAACGATCGTATCACATCGAATAAATCAACGAATTCAAACCGTTACTGAATTAAAGGAAGTTTTGAAGAAATGTACACCACGGGGTAAGGAGAATAAATACCTGGCCCAGGTGTTTCAGGCGCTTCGCATTGAAGTTAATGACGAAATGAAAGCCCTGGAAGATTTTCTTATGCAAACAGCAGAAGTGATCAGGCCGGGAGGTCGTCTGGTAGTGATGTCATATCACTCCCTGGAAGACAGACTGGTAAAAAACTTCATTGCTAAAGGCAATTTTCAGGGGCAACCTGAAAAAGACTTCTACGGAAATCTGATTCGTCCTTTCGAGCCGGTAAATCGAAAACCCATCATAGCGTCTGAAGAAGAAGTGGCTGTAAACAGTCGCGCAAGAAGTGCAAAATTGAGGATTGGTGAACGACTAAAAGATGAGTGA
- the mraZ gene encoding division/cell wall cluster transcriptional repressor MraZ, with product MAFFTSEYEIKLDAKGRLTLPSKLKSGLPESNGGELVLRRGFEQCLILYPMTEWKKIYQKIAGLNEFNEEHRKLQRNFFRGNSVVELDSSGRILIPKPMMSFAELDREAVLVGVGNKIELWNPDIYNNYLIDDQKEFSALAEKYLDSN from the coding sequence ATGGCCTTTTTTACAAGTGAATATGAAATTAAACTGGATGCCAAGGGGCGGCTTACGCTGCCTTCGAAGCTGAAGTCCGGTCTCCCAGAATCGAATGGGGGTGAGCTTGTATTGAGAAGAGGTTTTGAACAATGTTTGATATTATACCCGATGACTGAGTGGAAAAAGATCTACCAGAAAATTGCCGGGTTAAATGAATTTAATGAGGAACACAGAAAATTGCAGCGCAATTTTTTCAGGGGAAATTCGGTTGTAGAATTAGATAGTTCAGGCCGGATCCTGATTCCAAAGCCAATGATGAGTTTCGCAGAACTCGATCGTGAGGCAGTATTAGTGGGGGTGGGAAACAAGATCGAATTGTGGAACCCGGATATATATAATAATTATTTGATCGACGACCAGAAAGAGTTTTCTGCATTGGCAGAAAAGTATCTGGACTCGAACTAA
- a CDS encoding UDP-N-acetylmuramoyl-L-alanyl-D-glutamate--2,6-diaminopimelate ligase — MNKLSDILYKVSIRQVKGETAMSVSALEIDSRAVKPDSCFVAIKGTVADGHDYIDNAVEKGAKAIVCETLPDKLFDNITYVAVENTAVALGTMASNFYGNPSARLKLVGITGTNGKTTVATMLYRLFQSLGHKSGLISTVENRIDDKIIPSTHTTPDAIRLNKLLADMVANGCSFAFMEVSSHALVQHRVAGVDFAGGVFTNISHDHLDYHKTFDSYIEAKKLLFDGLKQDAFSLVNIDDKRGRVMVQNTRSSVNTYGLRQLADFKAKMISNTLQGMELQMHDQHVWFKLIGKFNAYNLLAVFGVAVLLDEDPTEVLSAMSELNGAPGRFELVISPKGITGIVDYAHTPDALENVLETIADLRTGNEQVITVVGAGGNRDTSKRPEMASIAARFSDRVILTSDNPRFEDPMEIIKDMEKGLGPTQVKKKVSLPDRKEAIRLAVNFAEPGDIILIAGKGHETYQEIEGVKHDFDDRAVLKDMFELMND; from the coding sequence GTGAATAAATTAAGCGACATATTATATAAAGTTTCTATCAGGCAGGTAAAAGGCGAAACTGCCATGTCTGTCAGTGCACTGGAGATCGATTCCAGGGCAGTGAAACCTGACAGTTGCTTTGTCGCGATTAAAGGAACTGTGGCAGATGGGCATGATTACATAGACAATGCGGTAGAAAAAGGTGCAAAAGCTATTGTTTGTGAAACATTGCCAGATAAACTTTTTGATAACATCACCTACGTTGCCGTAGAGAACACCGCTGTTGCCTTAGGCACAATGGCCTCTAATTTTTACGGCAATCCGTCTGCCAGGTTGAAACTAGTTGGTATAACCGGAACGAATGGTAAAACTACCGTTGCAACCATGTTATACAGGTTGTTTCAATCTCTGGGACATAAGAGTGGGTTGATTTCTACTGTGGAGAACCGGATCGATGATAAGATAATCCCATCAACACACACAACTCCCGATGCGATCAGATTAAATAAGCTATTAGCAGATATGGTCGCCAATGGATGTTCCTTTGCTTTTATGGAAGTCAGTTCTCATGCGCTTGTGCAGCACAGGGTAGCAGGAGTTGATTTTGCCGGTGGGGTATTCACCAATATCAGCCATGATCACCTGGACTACCATAAAACTTTCGATTCGTATATCGAAGCTAAAAAATTGCTTTTTGACGGGTTAAAGCAAGATGCTTTCTCCCTTGTAAATATTGATGACAAAAGAGGAAGAGTGATGGTTCAGAACACTCGCTCTTCAGTAAATACCTATGGACTGCGACAGCTTGCTGATTTTAAGGCAAAAATGATCAGTAATACTTTACAGGGTATGGAATTGCAAATGCACGATCAGCATGTTTGGTTTAAGCTGATCGGTAAATTCAATGCTTATAATTTATTAGCAGTCTTTGGAGTGGCAGTTCTTTTGGACGAGGATCCTACTGAGGTTCTTTCGGCTATGTCGGAACTCAATGGCGCCCCTGGAAGATTCGAACTGGTGATCTCACCAAAGGGAATTACAGGGATCGTTGATTATGCACATACTCCGGATGCCCTGGAAAATGTATTGGAAACTATCGCAGACCTGAGAACTGGTAATGAGCAGGTGATCACCGTTGTAGGTGCAGGAGGTAACAGAGATACTTCTAAGAGACCTGAAATGGCCTCAATCGCTGCACGATTTAGCGACCGGGTGATTTTAACCAGTGATAACCCAAGATTCGAGGATCCGATGGAGATCATCAAGGATATGGAAAAAGGCCTTGGGCCAACACAAGTAAAAAAGAAGGTAAGCCTGCCGGACAGGAAAGAAGCGATTCGTTTGGCGGTGAATTTTGCCGAACCAGGAGACATCATCCTTATCGCAGGAAAAGGACACGAAACCTATCAGGAAATTGAAGGGGTTAAACACGATTTTGATGATCGTGCTGTATTGAAAGATATGTTTGAATTAATGAATGACTGA
- a CDS encoding penicillin-binding protein, translated as MNIKRSIVLRVRIAFIIMFVFALAIIYKIIEIKYIEGDKWVEMAESIGFRDKEVNAVRGNIYSDDGSLLATSLPFYRVAFDATVCDDEVFNYGVDSLSMMLAAHFGDRNKASYKRLIKQARAKGDRYIVLGKRYINYREKKELESWPIFRKGQMKGGVIFEKENRRYKPFRQLAARTVGFTNSEKKGVVGLEFSFNNNLAGQNGRAVFQKVGNGNLKQIYDGNEVKAIDGFDIQTTIDINLQDVAESSLRKHLQKHDANYGCVVVMEVATGEIKAIANLSKNSAGKYRERYNYAVASSVEPGSTFKIASAIALMEETGLELSDTIYTGKGEFKFYDRTMRDHKPGGYGTVTLKEAIEKSSNIAISRWVDQSFNTKPQRFMEYVRSFGLSEPLNFQMVGEGKPYFKDPNASDWYGTTLPWMSIGYELRMSPLHMLTFYNAIANEGKMVAPIIVKSIRKADDVIEHYDTRVIRDQISRKETLRKVRKALEGVVERGTAMNIKGTDYNIAGKTGTAQKVKNGRYTKSYYTSFAGYFPAKQPKYSCIVVIDSPKGYFQYGSDVAAPVFKEIADKIFSLDLNLHQPLPSKFAVEKGIFPVIQSGKYDDLNLICNKLGISNHLSEPAEWVKASIDGTSIKWNEKSQSEGLMPDLRGMTGRDALFLLENKGVRVEVSGKGRVAKQSQLPGSRLIRGSYVTLTLE; from the coding sequence ATGAATATAAAACGTTCCATAGTACTGAGGGTCAGAATTGCCTTTATTATTATGTTCGTTTTTGCCCTGGCCATTATTTATAAGATCATCGAGATCAAGTATATCGAAGGCGATAAGTGGGTGGAAATGGCAGAAAGTATTGGTTTTCGCGACAAGGAGGTAAATGCCGTCCGGGGTAATATCTATTCCGATGATGGGTCTTTACTTGCGACCTCTTTGCCTTTTTATCGTGTGGCATTTGATGCTACTGTTTGCGATGATGAGGTGTTTAACTACGGAGTGGATTCACTTTCCATGATGCTTGCAGCTCATTTTGGAGACAGAAATAAAGCATCCTACAAAAGATTGATCAAGCAGGCCCGTGCCAAAGGAGACCGATACATTGTTCTGGGAAAAAGATACATCAATTACAGGGAGAAGAAGGAGCTTGAGTCATGGCCAATTTTTAGAAAAGGTCAGATGAAAGGCGGGGTAATTTTTGAAAAAGAAAATCGCAGATATAAACCTTTCCGACAGCTTGCAGCCCGAACTGTTGGTTTTACTAACAGTGAGAAAAAAGGAGTTGTAGGTCTCGAGTTTAGCTTTAATAATAATCTGGCCGGTCAGAATGGCCGTGCTGTGTTTCAAAAAGTTGGAAACGGAAACCTTAAGCAGATTTATGATGGCAATGAAGTAAAGGCAATCGATGGTTTTGATATTCAAACTACCATAGACATCAACTTACAGGATGTAGCAGAGTCGTCGTTGCGTAAACATCTTCAGAAACACGATGCTAATTACGGATGTGTTGTCGTGATGGAGGTGGCAACCGGTGAGATTAAAGCAATCGCTAATCTCAGTAAAAATTCTGCCGGGAAATACCGTGAGCGTTACAATTATGCTGTAGCCAGTTCTGTAGAGCCTGGATCTACTTTTAAGATAGCTTCCGCCATTGCATTAATGGAAGAAACAGGACTTGAGCTTTCAGACACTATTTATACCGGTAAAGGAGAGTTTAAATTTTATGATCGCACAATGCGTGATCACAAACCAGGAGGTTATGGTACTGTTACTCTTAAGGAGGCGATAGAAAAGTCTTCGAATATCGCCATTTCGAGATGGGTTGATCAGAGTTTTAACACTAAGCCTCAGCGATTCATGGAGTATGTGAGATCTTTTGGTCTTTCTGAGCCTCTTAACTTTCAAATGGTCGGTGAAGGAAAACCTTACTTCAAGGATCCGAACGCTTCTGATTGGTATGGTACTACTCTTCCCTGGATGTCTATCGGATATGAATTGAGAATGTCGCCATTGCATATGCTGACTTTTTACAATGCAATTGCCAACGAAGGAAAGATGGTGGCTCCTATCATAGTTAAAAGTATCAGAAAAGCTGATGATGTTATCGAGCATTATGATACGAGGGTAATCAGAGATCAGATATCAAGAAAAGAGACACTTAGAAAAGTACGAAAGGCACTTGAAGGGGTAGTTGAACGAGGTACGGCGATGAATATTAAAGGAACTGATTATAACATAGCTGGTAAAACAGGAACTGCTCAGAAAGTTAAAAACGGACGATATACAAAAAGCTACTATACCAGTTTTGCCGGTTATTTCCCTGCAAAACAGCCCAAATATTCATGTATAGTGGTCATTGATAGCCCAAAAGGATATTTCCAGTACGGTAGTGATGTAGCGGCCCCGGTATTTAAGGAGATCGCTGATAAGATTTTTTCTCTCGATCTGAATCTTCATCAGCCACTTCCATCAAAGTTTGCAGTGGAGAAAGGAATTTTCCCGGTCATTCAATCGGGTAAATATGACGATCTGAATCTTATCTGCAATAAGCTTGGAATCAGTAATCATTTGAGTGAGCCTGCAGAATGGGTGAAGGCATCAATTGATGGTACAAGTATAAAATGGAATGAGAAGTCACAATCTGAAGGATTGATGCCTGACTTGAGAGGAATGACAGGTAGAGATGCTCTTTTTCTTTTAGAAAATAAAGGAGTTCGAGTTGAAGTTTCCGGTAAGGGTAGGGTAGCTAAACAATCACAGTTGCCAGGATCGAGATTGATCCGTGGCAGTTATGTAACACTAACATTAGAATAA
- a CDS encoding peroxiredoxin family protein, producing the protein MSLKTLSEFVLIIIFSALVGGCGKKSEKTENNYEIATGRYRAEMNMDGQILPFTIDLSKVGDEKYLMTFVNGEERMPSDTFSLSGDSAIISLSIFDSAFEVEFKEESFSGEFVKYYRKNDYRIPVTAQISDNPEFSVSDTSPADIEERYAVTFVTNDGDTTEAVGEFTQNGTDVKGTFLTPTGDYRYLTGVVDGDSLKLSTFDGDHAFLFTAKIEDNGQLNGSFWSGIHWYEDWTAVPDPDASLPDPSQMTYMKEGYDSFNFEFPDLDKNMVSLNDERFEDKVVIIQLLGSWCPNCMDETRFLADWYKKNQDLPVEIVGLAYEKKDDFEYAAKRVSKMKERLGVDYPVLIAGNADKERAAETLPMLNRVIAFPTTIVLDKDQEIRYIHTGFSGPGTGDHYIRFTEHFKELIEKLAREKV; encoded by the coding sequence ATGAGCTTAAAGACCCTTTCTGAATTCGTATTGATAATAATATTCTCAGCATTGGTGGGAGGATGTGGAAAAAAATCGGAAAAAACTGAAAATAATTATGAGATTGCAACTGGCAGGTACAGAGCTGAAATGAATATGGATGGACAGATCCTTCCATTTACTATTGATCTCAGCAAAGTGGGAGATGAAAAATATCTTATGACTTTTGTCAACGGAGAAGAACGCATGCCCTCTGATACGTTTTCTTTATCAGGTGATTCAGCAATAATATCTTTAAGTATTTTTGATAGTGCTTTCGAGGTTGAATTTAAAGAAGAAAGCTTCTCAGGAGAATTTGTTAAATATTACCGAAAGAATGATTATCGAATTCCTGTCACTGCTCAGATATCTGATAATCCGGAATTTTCTGTCTCTGATACTTCACCAGCAGACATCGAGGAAAGATATGCTGTTACATTTGTAACCAATGATGGTGATACGACAGAAGCTGTGGGTGAGTTCACTCAAAATGGAACTGATGTAAAAGGAACTTTTTTAACTCCAACGGGCGATTACAGGTATCTGACCGGAGTAGTTGATGGTGACAGCCTTAAATTGAGTACGTTTGACGGTGATCATGCATTTTTATTCACAGCCAAAATTGAAGATAACGGACAATTAAATGGTAGTTTTTGGTCTGGAATCCACTGGTATGAAGACTGGACTGCAGTACCCGATCCCGATGCATCTTTACCTGATCCTTCTCAAATGACTTACATGAAAGAAGGATATGATTCTTTTAATTTTGAATTCCCCGACCTGGATAAAAATATGGTCAGCCTAAACGATGAAAGATTCGAAGACAAGGTAGTTATTATCCAGTTACTTGGTAGTTGGTGCCCTAATTGCATGGATGAAACGCGCTTCCTTGCAGATTGGTATAAGAAAAACCAGGATTTACCGGTTGAGATCGTAGGATTGGCGTATGAAAAGAAGGATGACTTTGAATATGCCGCAAAAAGAGTATCCAAAATGAAAGAGAGACTGGGAGTTGACTATCCCGTTCTGATTGCTGGCAATGCAGATAAAGAAAGAGCCGCAGAAACATTACCGATGCTAAACAGAGTGATTGCTTTTCCTACGACGATCGTTTTGGATAAAGACCAGGAGATAAGATATATTCACACCGGATTTAGTGGACCCGGAACTGGAGATCATTACATCAGGTTTACAGAACACTTTAAGGAACTGATCGAAAAATTAGCGAGAGAAAAAGTCTGA
- the murD gene encoding UDP-N-acetylmuramoyl-L-alanine--D-glutamate ligase has product MADRIIILGAGESGTGAALLADSKGFEVYLSDSGAIASKYKAKLDKANIHYEEGGHDYSKWVGAVLMVKSPGIPPQADPIKWCKKNNIPVIGEIEWGARFTNKPIIGITGTNGKTTTTLLTHHLVKSGGLNYALTGNVGKSFAEAVIENEKYDGYVIEVSSFQLDDIVEFKPKIAVLLNVTPDHLDRYDNSMELYLSSKMRIVANMDKNDHFIANISDEYTAKGVKEVKEKVNLITLGANDTDINIDVRENEINFNLDKRNFTVKSDDLPVKGPHNMINAGAAIAAAIKSGVSETDIRKGLDSFENAPHRLQLITEINGASYVNDSKATNVEAVYYALKSFDNPIIWIAGGVDKGNDYEMILPLVKEKVKALICMGTDNKKLVDAFGDHVRTFDTGSLKKAMAVAYAEARPGDIVLLSPACASFDLFKNYEDRGNQFIEAINNLKEEVSDD; this is encoded by the coding sequence ATGGCTGACAGAATAATCATATTAGGCGCTGGAGAAAGCGGTACAGGTGCAGCTTTGCTTGCTGATAGCAAAGGCTTTGAGGTGTACCTTTCCGACAGTGGAGCTATTGCCTCAAAATATAAGGCAAAGCTCGATAAAGCCAATATACATTATGAAGAAGGAGGTCATGATTATTCTAAATGGGTGGGAGCCGTGCTAATGGTAAAATCACCAGGTATTCCACCTCAGGCTGATCCAATTAAATGGTGTAAAAAGAATAATATTCCTGTAATAGGAGAGATCGAATGGGGAGCAAGATTTACTAATAAACCGATAATCGGAATTACAGGTACGAATGGTAAGACTACAACTACCTTACTTACTCATCACCTTGTGAAATCCGGTGGGCTTAATTATGCGCTTACCGGTAATGTAGGAAAGAGTTTTGCAGAAGCGGTAATCGAAAATGAAAAATACGACGGATATGTAATTGAAGTCAGTAGTTTTCAACTTGATGACATTGTAGAGTTTAAGCCAAAAATTGCTGTGCTTTTAAATGTAACTCCTGATCATTTGGATAGATATGATAATAGCATGGAGCTATATCTCTCTTCTAAAATGAGGATCGTAGCTAACATGGATAAAAATGACCATTTCATAGCTAACATATCCGACGAATATACAGCTAAGGGTGTAAAAGAAGTTAAAGAAAAAGTAAACCTCATAACCCTGGGTGCAAATGACACTGACATAAATATTGATGTCAGAGAAAATGAAATCAATTTCAATCTGGATAAAAGAAATTTCACAGTAAAAAGTGATGATCTACCAGTTAAAGGTCCTCATAATATGATCAATGCCGGGGCAGCGATTGCCGCAGCAATTAAATCCGGAGTATCTGAAACTGATATAAGAAAAGGACTGGATTCTTTTGAAAATGCTCCACACAGGCTTCAACTGATAACAGAGATTAATGGTGCTTCCTATGTAAATGATAGTAAGGCTACAAATGTGGAAGCTGTTTACTACGCATTGAAAAGTTTTGATAATCCGATTATCTGGATCGCAGGAGGAGTCGACAAAGGAAACGATTACGAAATGATTCTTCCACTGGTAAAGGAAAAGGTCAAAGCCCTGATTTGTATGGGTACTGATAATAAAAAATTAGTCGATGCTTTTGGTGACCATGTCAGAACATTTGATACAGGATCGCTTAAAAAAGCAATGGCAGTAGCTTATGCAGAGGCAAGACCCGGAGATATCGTATTGCTTTCTCCGGCCTGTGCAAGTTTTGACCTGTTTAAGAATTATGAGGACAGGGGGAACCAATTTATTGAAGCGATAAATAATTTAAAAGAGGAGGTGAGTGATGACTGA